From the Manihot esculenta cultivar AM560-2 chromosome 3, M.esculenta_v8, whole genome shotgun sequence genome, one window contains:
- the LOC122723197 gene encoding serine carboxypeptidase-like 51 isoform X2, whose translation MFWWLYRSPYRVEISSKPWPIILWLQGGPGASGVGLGNFEEIGPLDVNLKPRNSTWLRMADLLFVDNPVGTGFSFVEESNLFVKTDEEAATDLTTLLKEIFNRNESLQQSPLHIVAESYGGKFAVTLGLSALKAIGAGKLKAKLGGVILGDTWISPEDFVLSWGPLLKDVSRLDNNGLEMANRSKEVQKILQFWWQLTKESTTTCTFQSHNFL comes from the exons ATGTTTTGGTGGCTATATAGAAGTCCTTACAGAGTTGAAATTAGCTCCAAGCCATGGCCAATCATTCTTTGGTTGCAGGGTGGACCA GGAGCATCAGGTGTTGGTTTAGGGAATTTTGAAGAGATTGGGCCACTGGATGTTAATCTAAAGCCAAGAAATTCAACATGGCTAAGAATGGCTGATCTCCTGTTTGTG GATAATCCAGTTGGTACAGGATTCAGTTTTGTGGAGGAATCAAATTTATTTGTGAAAACTGATGAAGAGGCAGCAACTGATTTAACCACATTGTTGAAGGAAATTTTTAACAGAAATGAGAGCCTGCAACAAAGTCCTCTTCATATAGTAGCAGAGTCTTATGGAGGCAAGTTTGCAGTAACTCTTGGATTATCAGCTCTAAAAGCTATAGGAGCAGGCAAATTGAAGGCTAAACTAGGAG GAGTGATATTGGGTGATACTTGGATCTCCCCAGAAGATTTTGTG CTTTCATGGGGTCCTCTTCTtaaagatgtatcaagactagACAACAATGGCCTTGAGATGGCCAACAG GTCCAAAGAAGTGCAGAAGATCCTTCAATTTTGGTGGCAACTTACAAAGGAGAGCACAACCACTTGCACCTTTCAAAGCCACAATTTTCTTTAG
- the LOC110607468 gene encoding probable indole-3-pyruvate monooxygenase YUCCA4 gives MGYCKQQEQEQEKMMKQVWVHGPIIVGAGPSGLATAACLSQHGVPSLILEKSDCIASLWQHKTYDRLKLHLAKNFCQLPLLGFPSNFPKYPTKHQFISYLESYALHFSIQPKFKQAVQKAEFDTITGIWRVQTQDQEYNSRWIIVATGENAEPVIPEIAGMEKFNGPIIHTSVYKSGSEFKNQNVLVVGCGNSGMEVSLDLCRHSAIPHMVVRNTVHVLPREMFGMSTFGIAMALLKWFPLKLVDKFLLLVASFTLGNTDQLGLRRPKTGPIELKNVTGKTPVLDVGTLSQIKLGKIKVTEGVKEVTRKRVKFMDGQEKEFESIILATGYKSNVPTWLKGCDFFTKDGMPKTPFPNGWKGENGLYTVGFTGRGLLGTASDAVKIAKHIAEQWMTNKDCNKSCNSHVILLEKS, from the exons ATGGGTTATTGTAAACAACAAGAACAAGAACAAGAAAAGATGATGAAGCAAGTTTGGGTTCATGGACCTATCATTGTAGGAGCTGGACCATCTGGTTTAGCTACAGCAGCTTGCCTCTCTCAACATGGAGTCCCTTCTTTGATTCTTGAGAAAAGCGACTGCATAGCTTCTCTTTGGCAACACAAAACATATGATCGCCTCAAACTTCACCTTGCCAAAAACTTCTGCCAACTCCCACTTCTTGGTTTTCCTAGTAACTTCCCCAAGTACCCTACTAAACACCAATTCATCTCTTACTTGGAGTCCTATGCTCTGCACTTCTCAATCCAACCCAAGTTCAAACAAGCCGTGCAAAAAGCCGAATTTGATACCATTACTGGTATTTGGAGGGTACAAACTCAAGATCAAGAGTACAATAGCCGTTGGATTATTGTGGCCACTGGTGAAAATGCCGAACCTGTAATACCAGAGATTGCTGGGATGGAGAAGTTCAATGGTCCGATTATACATACCAGCGTGTACAAATCTGGTTCTGAGTTCAAAAACCAGAACGTCTTGGTTGTTGGTTGTGGCAATTCTGGCATGGAAGTAAGCTTGGACCTCTGTAGGCACAGTGCAATCCCCCACATGGTTGTTCGAAACACA GTGCATGTACTACCTAGAGAAATGTTTGGCATGTCAACGTTTGGAATAGCCATGGCACTTCTAAAGTGGTTCCCTTTAAAACTAGTTGACAAGTTTCTATTACTAGTGGCTAGTTTCACTTTGGGCAACACTGACCAATTAGGCCTCCGGCGACCCAAAACCGGCCCAATTGAGCTCAAAAACGTTACTGGAAAGACCCCGGTACTCGACGTGGGAACATTGTCTCAAATAAAATTAGGCAAAATCAAG gtGACGGAAGGAGTGAAAGAGGTAACAAGAAAAAGGGTGAAATTTATGGATGGACAAGAGAAGGAGTTTGAATCTATAATACTAGCAACTGGGTACAAAAGCAATGTGCCTACTTGGCTCAAG GGATGTGATTTCTTCACCAAAGATGGTATGCCTAAAACGCCGTTTCCAAATGGATGGAAGGGGGAGAATGGATTATACACAGTTGGATTCACTGGAAGAGGGCTCTTGGGAACGGCTTCTGACGCTGTTAAAATTGCAAAACATATAGCTGAGCAGTGGATGACAAACAAGGACTGCAATAAATCTTGTAATTCCCATGTTATCCTACTTGAAAAATCATAG
- the LOC122723197 gene encoding serine carboxypeptidase-like 51 isoform X1, translating to MFWWLYRSPYRVEISSKPWPIILWLQGGPGASGVGLGNFEEIGPLDVNLKPRNSTWLRMADLLFVDNPVGTGFSFVEESNLFVKTDEEAATDLTTLLKEIFNRNESLQQSPLHIVAESYGGKFAVTLGLSALKAIGAGKLKAKLGGVILGDTWISPEDFVVQRSAEDPSILVATYKGEHNHLHLSKPQFSLGSSQHSSSIAGPVPTANPATTVTLDLMKPGMLQENAKKAVKETEAQDVGQILVQILQQHLQLLSQEDH from the exons ATGTTTTGGTGGCTATATAGAAGTCCTTACAGAGTTGAAATTAGCTCCAAGCCATGGCCAATCATTCTTTGGTTGCAGGGTGGACCA GGAGCATCAGGTGTTGGTTTAGGGAATTTTGAAGAGATTGGGCCACTGGATGTTAATCTAAAGCCAAGAAATTCAACATGGCTAAGAATGGCTGATCTCCTGTTTGTG GATAATCCAGTTGGTACAGGATTCAGTTTTGTGGAGGAATCAAATTTATTTGTGAAAACTGATGAAGAGGCAGCAACTGATTTAACCACATTGTTGAAGGAAATTTTTAACAGAAATGAGAGCCTGCAACAAAGTCCTCTTCATATAGTAGCAGAGTCTTATGGAGGCAAGTTTGCAGTAACTCTTGGATTATCAGCTCTAAAAGCTATAGGAGCAGGCAAATTGAAGGCTAAACTAGGAG GAGTGATATTGGGTGATACTTGGATCTCCCCAGAAGATTTTGTG GTCCAAAGAAGTGCAGAAGATCCTTCAATTTTGGTGGCAACTTACAAAGGAGAGCACAACCACTTGCACCTTTCAAAGCCACAATTTTCTTTAGGCTCGAGCCAACACAGTTCAAGTATAGCAGGTCCAGTTCCCACTGCGAACCCTGCTACTACTGTAACTCTTGACCTGATGAAACCTGGAATGCTGCAGGAGAATGCTAAAAAGGCAGTAAAAGAAACTGAAGCTCAAGATGTTGGGCAGATTTTGGTCCAAATTTTACAGCAGCACTTGCAGCTGCTATCTCAGGAAGATCATTGA